The following nucleotide sequence is from Ignavibacteriales bacterium.
TGAACCAGATTTATCACCAGTTCATTTTTTACTCTTCTCTACCCACACCTGCACAAGGTTTACAACTGTTTCAATCGATTTCTCCATACCGTCAAGTGAAGCCCACTCGGTTTTGCCGTGGAAGTTTTTTCCTCCTGTGAAAATATTCGGACAGGGGAGGCCCATTGCTGTAAGCCGTGAGCCGTCTGTGCCACCGCGGATTGGAACCCATTTTGGTTCAAGCCCGGAGCGCTTTGTTGCTTCCCATAAATATTCAGTTACACGCGGGTCTTTATCAACACCTTCACGCATATTGCGATACGATTCTTTTATCTCCAACTCTATTCTGGTTTTAGGATGAAGTGGTTTCACTTCTTCGATTATCTTTTCTAATATCTTTTTCTGTTTATCCAATCCTTCGGTCTTAAAATCCCGGAATAGGAAATTGAGAGTTGTTTTTTCTTCTTCACCTTTTAAAATGTGCGGATGGATATATGGCTCGTAACCTTCAGTTGTTTCAGGTGCCATATCTTTCGGTGTTCGAATTATGATGTCTGCCATTGTTCTAATCGAATTCACCATAATATTTTTTGCAAAACCGGGATGTATGTTTCTTCCGTGCACGGTTATGGTCGCAGAGTTTGCGCTGAAGGTTTCCTTGTTTAATTCTCCGGCAGTGTCGCCATCAACTGTGTATGCGAAGTCAGCGCCGAAAGATTTTAAATCGAAAAATTTTGTCCCTGCTCCAATCTCTTCATCAGGTGTGAATCCAATTTTAATATCACCGTGAGGAATTTTGGGATTATTGAGGAGTTGCTGAACTGCCGTCATTATGATTGCAATACCTGCTTTGTTATCTGCACCCAGCAGAGTTGTACCATCAGATGTGATTATTGTTTTACCGATGCAATGTTTCAATTCAGGATTTTCAGCTTCAGTGATTACAATTGACTTGTCACCGGGCAATACAACATCTCCGCCTTGATACTTAATCACCTGTGGTTTTACATTTTCACCGCTTGCAGATGGTGATGTATCTACATGTGCGATGAATCCGATAGCCGGAACTTTATGCGGTACATTTGAAGGCACTGTTCCCATAACATATCCGTATTTATCTATCCGTGCATCTTTCAGACCTAAAGTTTTCAATTCTTCAACAAGCAGATTTAAAAGATTTAGTTGTTTGGAAGTGCTCGGATACGATTCAGATTCTTCGCTGGATTGTGTATCTATCTTGACATATCGAAGAAATTTATCGAGGACTGTTTCGTTCATAATATTATCTTTCTATAAATGTTGTCATCAAACAGGAATAATTAATGATTGGCATTTTATGAATTTTCAAAGTTAGAAGCAAATAGGATAAGATATCCATAATTGGAGATTGTTTTCCCGGATGATACATATCACTTCCGGTCCTTTAAGAAATAGGTATTTTAGTTCCAATTCATTAACTTTGATGAAATTCAATACTTGTTTAGAGGATGGAATTTTTGTATTTTCATTCGATTTTATTGATTGGTTGCCCGATATTCGATTTATTTTTGATACAAAAGAAAGTATATGATTAAAACAGATAAAAAAACGTCAAAATATATCATTATTTTTCACTTATTATTAGCTGTAAGTATTTATCAGCATCAGGCGATAGCTCAAGTTCCTACCGATTCATTGGCGATACTGGTTAATGAAGGTTACGCCATAATGCAAAGCAATCCCGATAGGGCAGAGCAGTTATTCGAACAGGCACTGACGATTTCACCTAATGATTTAGCATTACGCAGACAGCTTGGATATCTCTACAGCGATAATAATAAACCTGAGCGAGCGTTAAAAGAATTTGAAAAAGCGGAAGCCATACAATCATCCGATACTATTAAATTACAGATGGCATTTATCCAACTAACCAACGGCCATGAAGACAAAGCGGTAACAATCTTGCGTGAGCTAACGGAGAGTCAAGATCTGTTTATTAAAAAGAGTGCTGATGAGCAGTTGGCTGCGATTACTTCTGCCTCTGTGACGGTAATTCCAGATGAACCAAGCAGATGGTATTCCCGTATTTATGCAGCACCTTTTTATGATACACGCTGGGAAACAATATTCTATAACTTCGATGCGGAGCGTGGATATTATTTCAATTCCAAGAGGACAATTTTTGGTTACGGATTTTTATCTCTGGCGGCGGACGGAAAATCGAAGCTTGGCGAAGTACCCGAGATATTTTCCGATAACGCAATTGTGGGCGGAGTTGGTATAGGCGTAAAACCGTTAACAGGATTAGAATTAAGAACTCAATTAGGGATTGCATATGATATAATACAGCAGGATAGCGGAGTGTCGCGCTGGAGTGAAGATTTTAGGGTACTGGCAATATATGGAAATGGAATCTATCCGGATTTTGAATTTCATACCGATCCGAAAGTTACATTAGAACCGTTGTTAGATGTCTATTCATCGGTCGGTTATTATTCCCGTTATAAAAATGTCATCGGCTATCTTCAGGGTAGGGCCGGTGTGCGAATTTTTGAAATGTCTTATACTGCCGCCGATTTATATTTAAGGTCTATGTATGTAAAAGATTCGGAACGGGAATTTTATAATAATCAAATAGATGCCGCGATCGGTTTACGTATTCTGCCGTTTTATAAATGGGATTTATACGTGATGGCAGAATATTATCGGGGCACATAT
It contains:
- the pepT gene encoding peptidase T, with the protein product MNETVLDKFLRYVKIDTQSSEESESYPSTSKQLNLLNLLVEELKTLGLKDARIDKYGYVMGTVPSNVPHKVPAIGFIAHVDTSPSASGENVKPQVIKYQGGDVVLPGDKSIVITEAENPELKHCIGKTIITSDGTTLLGADNKAGIAIIMTAVQQLLNNPKIPHGDIKIGFTPDEEIGAGTKFFDLKSFGADFAYTVDGDTAGELNKETFSANSATITVHGRNIHPGFAKNIMVNSIRTMADIIIRTPKDMAPETTEGYEPYIHPHILKGEEEKTTLNFLFRDFKTEGLDKQKKILEKIIEEVKPLHPKTRIELEIKESYRNMREGVDKDPRVTEYLWEATKRSGLEPKWVPIRGGTDGSRLTAMGLPCPNIFTGGKNFHGKTEWASLDGMEKSIETVVNLVQVWVEKSKK
- a CDS encoding tetratricopeptide repeat protein; translation: MIKTDKKTSKYIIIFHLLLAVSIYQHQAIAQVPTDSLAILVNEGYAIMQSNPDRAEQLFEQALTISPNDLALRRQLGYLYSDNNKPERALKEFEKAEAIQSSDTIKLQMAFIQLTNGHEDKAVTILRELTESQDLFIKKSADEQLAAITSASVTVIPDEPSRWYSRIYAAPFYDTRWETIFYNFDAERGYYFNSKRTIFGYGFLSLAADGKSKLGEVPEIFSDNAIVGGVGIGVKPLTGLELRTQLGIAYDIIQQDSGVSRWSEDFRVLAIYGNGIYPDFEFHTDPKVTLEPLLDVYSSVGYYSRYKNVIGYLQGRAGVRIFEMSYTAADLYLRSMYVKDSEREFYNNQIDAAIGLRILPFYKWDLYVMAEYYRGTYLGNIARPSDFSKYFGGFRLFIIYDHIF